From Thermosipho africanus Ob7, the proteins below share one genomic window:
- a CDS encoding thymidine kinase — MVGKLTVITGPMYSGKTTELLSFVEIYNIGKKKTIVFKPSIDNRYGEDIVSTHTGFKVKAHKISKSIEILNHISNNIDAVFIDEVQFFDEELINVVRNLIFKGIDVYCAGLDISYLEKPFKTTANLLAIADEVIKKKAVCEKCGEHRATYSFKITQDDKEIDIGGKEKYIALCRECLKKIKVNKTL; from the coding sequence ATGGTAGGAAAACTAACAGTAATCACTGGACCAATGTATTCTGGTAAAACCACTGAACTTTTATCATTTGTAGAAATCTATAATATAGGGAAGAAAAAAACAATTGTCTTTAAGCCATCGATCGATAACAGATATGGAGAAGACATAGTTTCAACACATACGGGATTTAAAGTAAAAGCTCATAAAATCTCAAAATCAATCGAAATATTAAATCATATTTCAAATAATATCGATGCAGTATTTATAGATGAAGTACAATTCTTTGACGAAGAATTGATAAATGTAGTCAGAAATCTTATCTTTAAAGGTATCGATGTTTACTGTGCAGGTCTTGATATCTCATATCTAGAAAAGCCTTTTAAAACAACGGCAAATTTACTGGCAATTGCAGATGAAGTTATTAAAAAGAAAGCCGTATGTGAAAAATGTGGAGAACATAGAGCGACTTATTCTTTTAAAATTACTCAAGATGATAAAGAAATAGATATTGGTGGAAAAGAAAAATATATAGCTTTATGTAGAGAATGCTTAAAAAAAATAAAAGTTAATAAAACACTATAG
- a CDS encoding redox-sensing transcriptional repressor Rex codes for MEKKIPRPVIKRLGLYYRCLNRLYEEGIEYVASKDIAERLGIKSSQVRKDLSYFGEFGKRGVGYNTYELMERLEDIIGVNKYWNVIVIGAGNIGSAIANYEGLRKEKFNVIGIFDADRSKVGRKIGRLIVKHFSEIDDFFKKNIVEIAVLAVPENAAQMVVDKLEELGIKGIVNFAPVKLRTNIPVEDVDITLSFKSLSFKIERNIE; via the coding sequence ATGGAGAAAAAGATTCCAAGACCTGTTATTAAAAGATTAGGGCTTTATTATAGGTGTCTTAATAGATTGTATGAAGAAGGCATTGAATACGTTGCATCAAAAGATATAGCAGAAAGACTTGGCATAAAATCTAGCCAAGTTAGAAAAGATTTATCATACTTTGGAGAGTTTGGAAAAAGAGGAGTTGGATATAATACTTATGAATTAATGGAAAGGCTAGAAGACATAATAGGCGTTAATAAATATTGGAATGTCATTGTTATTGGTGCAGGAAATATTGGTAGTGCTATAGCAAATTATGAAGGTTTAAGAAAGGAAAAGTTTAATGTTATAGGTATTTTTGATGCTGATAGATCAAAAGTTGGTAGAAAGATAGGAAGGTTAATTGTTAAACATTTTTCTGAAATTGATGATTTTTTTAAGAAAAATATTGTAGAAATAGCAGTTCTAGCGGTTCCAGAAAATGCTGCTCAAATGGTTGTAGATAAATTGGAAGAATTGGGAATTAAGGGAATTGTTAATTTTGCACCTGTGAAACTTAGAACGAATATCCCGGTCGAAGATGTAGATATAACTCTTTCTTTTAAATCGTTATCATTTAAGATTGAAAGAAATATTGAATAG
- a CDS encoding HD domain-containing phosphohydrolase, with the protein MTINHFIKRKIRNHIILPIVIIGIIAGIIMTLLGIRAMFFQLELQLSKSVREWNDLGLHVGNFLNVLSQDKSLFEDKKNLENILKLFYENYKNMIEHVYFSLPEKNLVFIPEAKIPENLLPKDRPWFKKSLEKKDFFQVSPPYIDAITSEIILTISKYVEMKNGYGVLGVDINPNYIITHILDRNVILIDQDNTVIYSNNKKIIGRKLKIDHDKKYRIYNFNVLLFQKALGDIYIVVYENYVIRLLPNFLITITIVLGILVLGHLTDNNVEEELNSNIRVPIENIIDETKRYLTNQEFDGSKINTEIEEIDVLVNEIADMISIIEANFQELKATNEELEEAYKEIEKYSGELETTYELFIEKMATIVEGFDEDTGNHIKRVQVLSKFLAEKMKLPDNLVKKIYLYSALHDIGKIKVPPEILRKPSSLSSEEWKIMKKHTIWGAEILDGDERLEIAKRIALYHHEKFNGKGYPYGLKGDQIPIEAQIVNIVDVYDALRSKRPYKKPFTHKKALEIMLNGDGRTSPDEFNPKILEIFKTYEAEIENIWENLSN; encoded by the coding sequence TTGACAATCAATCACTTTATAAAAAGGAAAATAAGAAACCATATTATTTTGCCGATTGTAATTATTGGAATAATTGCTGGAATCATTATGACGCTTTTAGGAATAAGAGCTATGTTTTTTCAATTGGAATTACAACTTTCCAAATCTGTGCGCGAGTGGAATGATTTGGGATTACATGTTGGAAATTTTTTAAATGTTTTAAGCCAGGACAAAAGTTTATTTGAAGATAAGAAAAATCTTGAAAATATTTTAAAACTTTTCTATGAAAATTACAAAAATATGATAGAGCACGTTTATTTTTCTCTTCCTGAAAAGAACCTTGTCTTTATTCCTGAGGCTAAAATCCCAGAAAATTTATTGCCCAAAGATAGACCCTGGTTTAAAAAATCTTTAGAAAAAAAGGATTTTTTCCAAGTTTCCCCGCCATATATTGATGCTATCACTAGTGAAATTATTTTAACTATATCAAAATATGTTGAAATGAAAAATGGATACGGAGTTTTAGGTGTTGATATAAATCCTAACTATATTATTACTCATATTTTAGATAGAAATGTTATTTTAATCGATCAAGATAACACAGTGATTTATAGTAATAATAAGAAAATTATAGGGCGAAAATTAAAAATTGATCACGATAAAAAATATAGAATTTATAACTTTAATGTATTGTTATTTCAAAAAGCTTTAGGAGATATCTATATTGTAGTATATGAAAATTATGTAATTAGATTGCTCCCAAACTTTTTAATTACAATTACAATTGTTTTAGGAATTTTAGTCTTAGGACATTTGACTGATAATAATGTGGAAGAAGAATTAAATTCTAACATTAGAGTTCCAATTGAAAACATTATAGATGAAACAAAAAGATATTTAACTAATCAAGAATTTGATGGTTCAAAAATTAATACTGAAATTGAAGAAATTGATGTTTTGGTTAATGAGATTGCCGATATGATTTCAATAATTGAAGCGAACTTTCAAGAACTTAAAGCTACAAATGAAGAGCTGGAAGAAGCTTATAAAGAAATAGAAAAATATTCTGGAGAGCTTGAAACTACGTACGAACTATTTATTGAAAAAATGGCGACTATTGTTGAAGGTTTTGATGAAGATACCGGTAATCACATTAAAAGAGTTCAAGTTTTATCAAAATTTTTAGCAGAAAAGATGAAACTACCAGATAATTTGGTTAAAAAGATATATTTATATTCGGCATTGCATGATATTGGAAAGATAAAAGTTCCACCGGAAATATTGAGAAAGCCTTCTTCTTTGTCTAGTGAAGAATGGAAAATTATGAAGAAACATACGATTTGGGGGGCAGAAATACTGGATGGAGATGAAAGATTAGAAATTGCAAAAAGGATAGCTTTGTATCATCATGAAAAATTTAATGGAAAAGGATATCCCTATGGACTAAAAGGAGATCAGATACCAATTGAAGCGCAAATTGTAAACATAGTAGATGTTTATGATGCTTTAAGGTCAAAAAGACCATATAAAAAACCGTTTACTCACAAAAAAGCTTTGGAGATTATGCTAAATGGAGATGGAAGAACTTCACCAGATGAATTTAACCCTAAGATTTTGGAAATTTTTAAAACTTATGAAGCTGAAATTGAGAATATATGGGAAAATTTAAGTAATTAG
- the mnhG gene encoding monovalent cation/H(+) antiporter subunit G: protein MSILGYILITIGAFFYFLGGLGIFRMPDVYNRLQAGTKATTLGSFSVILGVGLVNLDYLPKALVIIAFIALTNPVGSSVLARAAYLKGIKPTEKTKVDEYKGGDEK, encoded by the coding sequence ATGAGTATATTAGGATATATTCTAATAACTATAGGAGCATTTTTTTATTTTTTAGGCGGGCTAGGCATTTTTAGAATGCCAGATGTTTATAACAGGCTACAAGCTGGTACAAAAGCTACCACTCTTGGTTCATTTTCAGTAATATTAGGAGTCGGCTTAGTTAATCTTGATTATCTACCTAAAGCATTAGTTATTATTGCTTTCATTGCATTAACAAACCCCGTTGGAAGTTCTGTTCTTGCAAGAGCTGCATATTTGAAAGGTATAAAGCCTACTGAAAAGACAAAAGTTGACGAATATAAAGGTGGTGATGAAAAATGA
- a CDS encoding Na(+)/H(+) antiporter subunit B gives MTIVIIFVGILMIISAIYAIEAKKMLDSFISLSLLSLLSVFLFVIMKAPDVAITEAAVGAGLTTAVLILALQRVGGDEK, from the coding sequence ATGACTATTGTCATTATATTCGTCGGAATATTAATGATTATTTCTGCCATTTATGCAATAGAAGCAAAAAAAATGCTAGATTCATTTATATCATTATCACTTTTAAGTTTGTTATCAGTTTTTTTGTTTGTAATAATGAAGGCTCCCGATGTTGCAATTACAGAAGCTGCAGTTGGAGCTGGTCTTACTACAGCTGTTTTAATCTTGGCATTACAAAGAGTTGGTGGTGATGAAAAATGA
- a CDS encoding 5'-nucleotidase C-terminal domain-containing protein, whose product MKKLLGIILIVLAVSLLFSTEVVILHTSDLHGNILPINYATNSPSDVGLAKIATLIKQFRNEYQNVILVDTGDLIQGTPLEYYHARIDNKPVDPMILVMNKLGYSAWIIGNHEFNYGLDVLEKAVSEAQFPALSANIIDVKENSSLFKPYHIVNVGDIKIGILGLTTKYIPNWEDPKNIEGLDFLDPVEVAKKYVDILKNKENVDIVIVAYHGGLERDPQTGEPTEELTGENQAYQLLQEVDGIDVLLLGHQHRTIATKINNVPVSMPSYWGKSLGKIVLKLEKKDNKWQVIDSSVEQVSVKGVTADEEITSLIKPYDEKVQAWLDQPVGYADGDFWVENPLFARLQDNPLIEFVNKVQMYYSKAKISSTALFNNSIKGWKSGPITLRDINAVYIYPNTLKVIKVTGKDIKDALEKSADYFVMENYMVSVNKSWVEPKPRHYNYDMWEGISYKIVLNNPSGNRIIDLMFEGKPIEMDKEYEIVLNNYRAGGGGGYTMFKGKPVVREVMMEVSELMADYILEHKNIKATTDNNWQTVVKFEYVINPGETLWSISKRLGVSLNDLTRWNNIKNPSLIKPGTKLVYYKNYIDTIPPIKELINF is encoded by the coding sequence ATGAAGAAACTTTTAGGTATCATTCTTATTGTATTAGCTGTATCTTTATTATTTTCAACTGAAGTAGTTATCTTACACACCAGCGATTTGCATGGAAACATTTTACCGATTAATTATGCTACAAATTCTCCATCAGATGTTGGGCTTGCAAAAATTGCAACCTTGATAAAACAGTTTAGGAATGAGTATCAAAACGTAATACTTGTAGATACTGGCGACTTAATTCAAGGAACCCCCTTGGAATATTATCATGCAAGAATAGATAACAAGCCAGTTGATCCAATGATACTTGTAATGAACAAACTAGGTTACTCTGCCTGGATAATAGGAAATCATGAATTTAACTATGGATTAGACGTTTTAGAAAAAGCAGTTTCCGAAGCTCAATTCCCTGCTTTAAGTGCCAATATAATAGATGTAAAAGAAAATTCATCTTTATTTAAACCTTATCATATAGTAAATGTTGGAGATATAAAAATTGGAATTTTAGGACTTACCACTAAGTACATCCCCAATTGGGAAGATCCAAAAAATATCGAAGGTCTTGACTTTTTAGATCCAGTAGAAGTTGCTAAAAAATACGTTGATATTCTTAAAAACAAAGAAAATGTTGATATAGTAATTGTTGCATATCACGGTGGCCTTGAAAGAGATCCTCAAACAGGAGAACCAACAGAAGAATTAACCGGTGAAAATCAAGCTTATCAACTCTTACAAGAAGTTGATGGAATTGATGTTTTACTACTTGGCCATCAACATAGAACTATTGCAACAAAAATAAATAATGTGCCAGTTTCAATGCCTTCTTACTGGGGAAAATCACTTGGAAAGATTGTTTTAAAACTTGAAAAAAAGGATAATAAATGGCAAGTTATTGATAGCTCAGTAGAGCAAGTTTCTGTAAAAGGAGTTACCGCAGATGAGGAAATTACTTCTTTGATAAAACCATATGATGAAAAAGTTCAAGCATGGTTAGATCAGCCCGTTGGATATGCAGATGGAGATTTTTGGGTAGAAAATCCTCTTTTTGCAAGGCTTCAAGACAATCCTTTAATAGAATTTGTGAACAAAGTTCAAATGTACTACAGCAAAGCTAAAATTTCATCTACTGCTCTCTTTAATAATAGCATTAAAGGATGGAAAAGTGGACCTATTACATTAAGAGATATTAACGCAGTTTATATCTACCCAAATACCTTGAAAGTTATTAAAGTCACTGGTAAAGACATAAAAGATGCTTTAGAAAAAAGTGCTGACTATTTTGTTATGGAAAATTATATGGTTTCAGTCAATAAATCTTGGGTTGAACCTAAACCTAGACATTATAATTATGACATGTGGGAAGGAATTAGCTATAAAATAGTTCTCAATAATCCTTCAGGAAATAGAATAATAGATTTAATGTTCGAAGGAAAGCCAATTGAAATGGATAAAGAATACGAAATTGTTCTTAACAACTATAGAGCAGGTGGCGGTGGTGGCTATACAATGTTTAAAGGAAAACCAGTTGTTAGAGAAGTAATGATGGAAGTTTCAGAATTAATGGCAGACTACATTCTTGAACACAAGAATATTAAAGCAACAACTGATAACAATTGGCAAACTGTTGTTAAATTTGAATATGTTATTAATCCTGGCGAAACTCTCTGGTCAATTTCAAAACGCTTAGGTGTTTCACTTAATGATTTAACAAGATGGAATAATATTAAAAATCCATCACTTATAAAACCAGGAACTAAATTGGTATATTACAAAAATTACATTGATACTATACCACCAATAAAAGAACTAATAAACTTCTAA
- a CDS encoding Na(+)/H(+) antiporter subunit B, translating into MRRVFSILIVLGLILFFVNSLSILPEYGKVKLSKVSSAYINKSVNGNSEKVTFGKSKDLEDGSANVVTSIVVNYRSFDTLGEVTVLFTSALGVGLILHGYKRKKYGRQPNFILRISVGILLPLILLFGAYIFIHGHLTPGGGFPGGTIIAAGILLLYLSNEEYELSKASKFVESAAGSLYVIVGLTGLAVSGIFLLNFLPTGVVGNLFSAGIVPIVYILIGFKVGAELSGIIADLHREEG; encoded by the coding sequence ATGAGAAGAGTATTTTCAATTCTTATAGTATTAGGCTTGATTTTATTTTTTGTAAATTCTCTTTCTATTCTACCTGAATATGGGAAAGTTAAACTTTCAAAAGTTTCCAGTGCATATATAAATAAAAGTGTTAATGGAAACAGTGAAAAAGTCACATTTGGTAAATCAAAAGATTTAGAAGACGGTTCTGCTAATGTAGTTACATCTATAGTAGTCAATTATAGATCTTTTGATACACTTGGTGAAGTTACTGTATTATTTACCTCTGCATTAGGCGTTGGATTAATATTACATGGCTATAAAAGAAAAAAATACGGAAGACAACCTAACTTTATTCTAAGAATTTCTGTAGGTATTTTGCTTCCATTAATTCTTTTGTTTGGTGCTTATATATTTATTCACGGACATCTTACCCCAGGTGGTGGGTTCCCTGGAGGTACAATAATTGCTGCAGGTATTTTACTATTGTATCTTTCTAACGAAGAATATGAGCTTTCTAAAGCTTCCAAATTCGTTGAAAGTGCTGCAGGAAGTTTGTATGTAATAGTTGGTCTAACAGGATTAGCAGTTTCAGGTATATTCTTACTAAACTTCCTCCCAACGGGAGTAGTTGGTAATTTGTTTAGCGCTGGAATAGTACCAATAGTGTACATATTAATTGGTTTTAAAGTAGGCGCCGAACTTTCAGGAATAATTGCGGATTTGCACAGGGAGGAGGGATGA
- a CDS encoding sodium:proton antiporter — MVYYISFILIGVGIYGILTQKNLFKTLVSLTIIDTAINILIISLGYIEGSDVPIYSKYTQSANFVDPLPQALVLTAIVIGVGTLALGASLLIRVYEKYGTLDTEEIAVKEARK, encoded by the coding sequence ATGGTATATTATATCTCTTTTATATTAATAGGAGTAGGAATTTATGGAATACTGACTCAAAAAAACTTATTTAAAACATTAGTATCATTAACAATAATTGATACTGCAATTAACATTCTTATAATTTCACTTGGTTACATTGAAGGAAGTGATGTGCCAATTTATTCAAAATATACACAATCGGCTAACTTTGTTGATCCACTCCCACAAGCATTGGTACTTACAGCAATTGTTATAGGCGTAGGTACTTTAGCATTAGGTGCTTCTCTATTAATTAGAGTATATGAAAAATATGGAACTTTAGATACTGAAGAAATCGCCGTTAAGGAGGCGAGAAAATGA
- a CDS encoding lactate utilization protein, with protein MRDELYLWKYKSVANKVADALNKKGHEAYIVEDEKEALEKVLELIPKGSTVATGGSLTLNQIGLLEKLRTEEYNFLDRYSAKTKEEKEELERKAFFSDFYICSANAITENGEIALLDGNGNRVAAVIFGPKNVILVTSVNKVVKNLEEARERIRYISPMNTKRLNLNTPCAQTGYCVDCASHQRICNYYTIIESGYRHPGRIKVVIVLKELGL; from the coding sequence ATGAGAGACGAATTATATTTATGGAAGTATAAATCGGTGGCAAACAAAGTTGCTGATGCTTTAAACAAAAAAGGTCATGAAGCATATATTGTAGAAGATGAAAAAGAAGCATTAGAAAAAGTTTTAGAATTAATTCCTAAGGGTTCAACGGTTGCAACAGGCGGTTCTTTAACACTTAATCAAATAGGACTACTAGAAAAGTTAAGAACTGAAGAATATAACTTTTTGGATAGATATAGTGCAAAAACAAAAGAAGAGAAGGAAGAATTAGAAAGAAAAGCGTTTTTTTCAGATTTTTATATATGTAGTGCTAATGCAATAACTGAAAATGGTGAAATTGCGCTTTTAGATGGGAACGGTAATAGAGTTGCTGCAGTTATTTTTGGCCCCAAAAATGTTATTTTGGTTACTAGTGTTAATAAGGTGGTAAAAAATTTAGAAGAAGCAAGAGAGAGGATAAGGTATATTTCTCCTATGAATACAAAAAGGTTGAATCTTAATACTCCATGCGCTCAAACAGGTTATTGTGTTGATTGTGCATCACACCAAAGAATTTGTAATTATTATACAATAATAGAAAGTGGTTATAGACATCCTGGAAGGATCAAGGTTGTTATTGTTTTAAAAGAACTAGGCTTGTAA
- a CDS encoding complex I subunit 5 family protein: MTALLIAIPLISAFIFVPFKEKSKYILPFIVLANIILLFNLPLDTAESMGGWKAPFGIVLVLDSASFYTLLVVNIIFLLISLMPQITDKGLSIILLILLASTNGLILTGDIFNSFVFMEITAAASYIIASSKKNYYGAYKYLIVGSIAGGFYLLGAIYSYLGTGSLNFADISLNMKESFLPYVALMLFIGLAVESKILPLAGWVPDVYASGSPLTPAILGTGVTFTMIYLLSRIFITVFNGYFLDVIYIFGLLTLILAEIAAFKQEKLLKALAFSSIAQAGLVLSVISLNTYDSLKAGYFHLLNDATAKIILFVIAATVVGSFMKNKTAGISFSIASFSLIGFPLFAGFRSKLLILQSSFESGNYILPAALLFSTIIEAAYLLKWNIHLWYENNEKSEKIPWNIVLITLILSLFIIYIGLFPDTYLKIAENITNGLMNYKAYVTTVLGGM, translated from the coding sequence ATGACAGCTTTATTAATTGCCATTCCCTTAATTTCTGCTTTCATATTTGTACCATTTAAAGAAAAATCAAAATATATTCTTCCATTTATCGTATTAGCCAACATCATTTTATTATTTAATCTTCCACTTGATACTGCAGAATCCATGGGTGGTTGGAAAGCTCCATTTGGAATAGTATTAGTACTTGACTCTGCAAGCTTTTATACTTTATTAGTCGTTAATATTATTTTCTTACTTATCTCCCTAATGCCTCAAATAACGGATAAAGGTCTATCAATAATCTTATTAATTTTATTAGCCTCTACAAATGGTCTAATATTAACAGGTGATATATTTAATTCATTTGTATTTATGGAAATCACAGCAGCTGCATCATATATTATTGCTTCTTCAAAGAAAAATTATTATGGAGCATATAAATATTTGATTGTTGGAAGTATTGCCGGTGGTTTTTACCTCTTAGGTGCAATATATTCATATTTAGGAACTGGATCATTAAATTTTGCAGATATTTCTTTAAATATGAAAGAATCGTTCCTACCTTATGTTGCACTTATGTTGTTTATTGGACTTGCTGTTGAATCTAAAATACTTCCTTTAGCTGGATGGGTTCCAGACGTTTACGCTTCAGGTTCACCGCTTACTCCTGCAATTTTGGGTACTGGAGTTACATTTACAATGATTTATTTATTAAGCAGAATTTTTATTACTGTATTTAATGGGTATTTCCTTGATGTAATTTACATCTTTGGATTATTAACTCTTATTTTAGCTGAAATTGCAGCATTTAAACAAGAAAAACTATTAAAAGCCTTGGCATTTTCATCTATTGCTCAAGCAGGTTTAGTTTTAAGTGTTATTTCTTTAAACACTTATGATTCATTAAAAGCTGGATATTTCCATCTCCTTAATGATGCAACGGCAAAGATAATTTTATTCGTAATAGCTGCAACAGTTGTTGGCAGCTTTATGAAAAACAAAACTGCTGGAATTTCATTTAGTATTGCTTCTTTTTCCTTGATTGGTTTCCCATTATTTGCAGGCTTTAGAAGTAAATTGTTAATTTTACAAAGTTCATTCGAAAGTGGAAACTATATTTTACCAGCAGCATTACTATTCTCAACTATTATTGAAGCGGCTTACTTATTAAAATGGAACATTCATCTTTGGTACGAAAATAACGAAAAATCAGAAAAAATTCCTTGGAATATAGTTCTAATCACTTTAATATTATCGTTATTCATAATATACATTGGATTGTTCCCAGATACATATTTAAAAATTGCTGAAAATATAACAAACGGCTTAATGAATTACAAAGCTTATGTAACTACAGTTCTGGGAGGGATGTAA
- a CDS encoding cation:proton antiporter — MTIINYIFFGFVGLGVLFSFLRILLGPTSADRVAALDTLNVVLTGTIVFLALVFNNGLYLDIALVYGLLSFTETVVISRYLEGKK, encoded by the coding sequence ATGACAATTATTAACTATATTTTCTTTGGATTTGTAGGTTTGGGAGTATTATTTTCCTTTCTAAGAATATTGCTTGGCCCAACAAGTGCCGACAGAGTTGCTGCATTAGATACATTGAATGTAGTTTTAACTGGAACTATCGTTTTTTTAGCTTTAGTATTCAATAATGGACTATATCTTGATATCGCTCTAGTATACGGTCTTCTTTCATTTACTGAAACAGTTGTGATATCTCGTTACTTGGAGGGGAAAAAATGA
- a CDS encoding Na+/H+ antiporter subunit E — protein MYISVFIVTYFTWILLTGYNDISELIVGFFVSLIVASVLKKYYRIRFDSKFLVRFVKFVLVYLPVFIWEMIKANFDVAARVLNPKLPINPGFVKVKTNLKKEASKLTLANSITLTPGTLTLDVKDDTLFIHWIDVKTLDENEKKEKISGTFEKILKGVFE, from the coding sequence GTGTATATTTCAGTATTTATTGTGACCTATTTCACATGGATATTACTAACAGGTTACAACGATATTTCTGAGCTAATTGTAGGCTTTTTTGTTTCACTAATTGTTGCCAGTGTTCTAAAAAAGTATTATAGAATAAGATTTGATTCAAAATTTTTAGTAAGATTTGTTAAATTTGTATTAGTTTATTTACCTGTATTTATATGGGAAATGATAAAAGCAAATTTTGACGTTGCCGCAAGAGTCTTAAATCCGAAACTTCCAATTAACCCAGGTTTCGTAAAAGTTAAAACAAACCTTAAAAAAGAAGCCTCAAAACTTACCTTAGCAAATTCAATTACACTTACCCCTGGCACACTCACCTTAGATGTTAAAGATGATACCCTCTTTATTCATTGGATTGATGTAAAAACATTAGATGAAAACGAAAAAAAAGAAAAAATTAGTGGAACATTTGAAAAGATTTTAAAGGGGGTATTCGAATGA
- a CDS encoding MalY/PatB family protein: MIDFDKTLERRGTNSYKWDYGYNELYDNLLPLWVADMDFEAPKEVIDAIKARAKHGIYGYTFRPEGYYKSIIKWFDEIHNVKIKKDWIVPIPGVVPGIAFAIQALTNPGDKIIIQPPVYRPFYEVINNLGRRISLNPLIENNGYYKMDFENLEKIIDNRTTMLILCSPHNPVGRVWKKTELEKLGEICLKQNITVVSDEIHADIVYSPNKHNMFFSVSDKFLNNSIVLTAPNKTFNIAGLQTGNAFIPNKFIRQKFEAVINSQHLNLTNIFGIVATEAAYTYGKSWLNQLKKYLYDNAVYVKKALEKNTNVRTLIPEGTFLMWLDLRKYNTDIHEKLLKNGLWLNQGKEFGKEGDGFERMNIATSRKIIEKAVKIIISSLNDLE, encoded by the coding sequence ATGATAGATTTTGACAAAACCCTTGAACGACGTGGAACAAACTCGTATAAGTGGGATTATGGGTATAATGAATTATATGATAATTTATTACCTTTATGGGTAGCAGATATGGATTTTGAAGCTCCAAAAGAAGTAATTGATGCAATAAAAGCAAGAGCAAAGCATGGAATATATGGATATACTTTTAGGCCTGAAGGGTATTATAAGTCAATTATAAAATGGTTTGATGAAATTCATAATGTAAAAATAAAAAAAGACTGGATTGTTCCAATCCCTGGAGTGGTTCCAGGAATTGCATTTGCAATACAAGCTTTAACAAATCCTGGAGATAAAATAATAATACAACCTCCGGTTTATAGACCTTTTTATGAAGTAATTAATAACCTTGGAAGAAGAATTTCTTTAAATCCCCTAATTGAAAATAACGGATATTACAAAATGGATTTTGAAAATCTTGAAAAAATTATTGATAATAGAACTACAATGTTAATTTTATGTAGTCCACATAATCCAGTAGGAAGAGTATGGAAAAAAACAGAGTTAGAAAAATTAGGTGAAATATGTTTAAAGCAAAACATAACAGTTGTATCCGATGAAATTCATGCTGATATAGTTTATTCTCCAAATAAACATAATATGTTCTTTTCAGTATCTGATAAATTTTTAAACAATAGTATTGTGCTTACTGCTCCAAACAAAACTTTTAACATAGCAGGTCTTCAAACTGGTAATGCATTTATTCCAAATAAGTTTATAAGACAAAAATTCGAGGCAGTTATAAATTCACAACACCTAAACTTAACTAATATATTTGGAATTGTTGCAACTGAAGCAGCATACACATACGGAAAAAGCTGGCTCAATCAATTAAAAAAATATCTTTATGACAATGCCGTATATGTCAAAAAGGCGCTAGAAAAAAATACCAATGTTAGAACTTTAATACCTGAAGGAACTTTCCTTATGTGGCTTGATCTTAGAAAATATAATACTGATATCCATGAAAAATTATTAAAAAATGGGTTGTGGTTAAATCAGGGTAAAGAATTCGGAAAAGAAGGAGATGGATTTGAAAGAATGAATATTGCAACCTCAAGAAAAATAATTGAAAAGGCAGTAAAAATAATAATTAGTAGTTTAAATGATCTTGAATAA